The genomic window CTTCGTGTTCGCTCCATTCCTGCTGGAGAGGTTAAACTACATGGGCACTACGGCGACGCGGTCTTTTTGCTGGACGAGATGAGGTTTATTTAAGAATATAGATGTAAAATCCTGCTCTTCAGTTTTTTCCTCCCCTCCAACAGCGAAGACGGGAGTAAGGAGCAAGGAAGAAAAAGAGAAGGGAATTTATTTCTCGCAGCACTTTGGATCGCGTGTCTTGAAAGATTTTATGTTCATTTCTACGTCCATGTGAATCGCTCCTGCCTCCTTTCTGGCTATTTTATACCAAACTGCATTTTTGTTACGTCTGGCTCGCTTTTTCTTCAAGATTGGGTACCTGAATGGCTAACTGCAATTTACCTTGGAACTGGCCTCCCGATACTTGCATATCCTGATCGGGTGCTTATTCTATCGTCTCCTGTATTTTGAATGTATTGATCGTGTTCTGCTCCCTTCTTTCTCATAGGAGATTGTTTGCTCCGATTTGACTTTGCACTGTCGTGTTTGAGATCTTTTTTCTCCCCCTCGCTTTATAAATCCCAGCGATCAGTTCGCTTTATCGCACTTTTCGGGCCCGAGATATGGCAATGGTAGTTAGCGTCTGGCGAGATCCGCAGGAAGACGTGGTCGGAGGACCTCCAAGCGGCCCAAATCCAGCAACTCAGCCGGCGAGGGAGCAACAGCAGACGGCGTCGGCAGCCCCGCACACTCCGCAGACCCCTAGTCAGCCAGGACCCCCGTCAACACCTGGGACTGCTGGGGACAAGGGGAGTCAGAATTCTGGTCCACAGCATATAGAATGTGTTGTTTGCGGAGACAAATCGAGCGGCAAGCACTATGGTCAGTTCACCTGCGAGGGATgcaaaagtttcttcaagaggAGTGTCAGAAGGAACTTAACGTATACATGTCGTGCCAATAGGAACTGTCCCATTGACCAACACCACCGAAATCAGTGCCAATACTGTCGGCTGAAGAAATGTTTAAAAGTGGGAATGCGGCGGGAAGGTGAATATCTGTTTTTAATGCCACATATGATTACGCACACTGACTTCCATAGACGAGTAGAGCTGCCATGTTTGCATACAGGTCATACACATAAGCCATCCGTTGCACATCCATGTTTTTTGAAGGAATGTGCGTGTACGCGTTTAGCCTATAGAGGGTAAAATGTCATGAATTCAGCTACAAAAGATAGGTCGTATAACAAAGCGGCTATTTACTTGACGGACGTTTTTGTGAACGTCAAAACTAAACATAACTATTTGCTATTTGCTTTTAGTGTTTTATAGGTTTTTAAtagcactagtgtgtgtgtgtgtgtgtgtgtgtgtgtgtgtgtgtgtgtgtgtgtgtgtgtgtgtgtgtgtgtgtgtgtgtgtgtgtgtgtgtgtgtgtgtgtgtgtgtgtgtgggtgcgaaAGAGAACATGAAGTGCACTTCCTTACATGTGTAGTGATACACAAGTGTTTGGTTTGTCTGTGCATTAAAACGAACAGACAACATAACCACGTCGCCTTCCTGTTCCATATGCCGAGGCAGCTTGAGGAACGCTAGAGAAGTTGTGCGGAGCACATTGTTTTGCCTCATAATGTATGAGAGGCCGTAACTTTCCCTCTCTTTGGAGCACAAATGATAGCAATACTCGTATTTTAAATAAACCCCCAAAATTACCATACATGTTATTTAATATATCCTcaataaataaatagatataaaaaatatatatatagaacaatTATACTTTTTCAAGCACATTGTTAAACGATTCTACCTTGACTAAACTATTGCTATGCTAAGAAGGGGTTTAGTCTTATTTGGTGTTGATATATTTAGGCTATGCCATTCTTCTTTAGTGCAGTATAACACAGGTGTAATGGAGGAATATAGCTTTACGTTGATAAATACAGTAGTAAACTGACACATGGGCTGCATTGAACAATTAGATGAAGCATATACCTAAATTACACTATAGGCCTGTATTACTGCAATTTAGCAATTGGCAACACCCGTTATGTTCAATATTtaatacttgtgtgtgtgtgtgtgtgtgtgtgtgtgtgtgtgtgtgtgtgtgtgtgtgtgtgtgtgtgtgttttaatctaGATGCATGCATCGTCAATACAAATGTAAACAGTGCAACATTGAGCATGGTGCTATTGAAAATGGTATCATTTATTTAAACAACACACAATCTTACACACTATATAATTTACAGTTTGAGCTAGATTGTAACGGGAAATGTTACCCCCTTATTTTGAGAGCAGAAAACACTAGCTTGCCTTATGCTTCTCGGCATAGGTTGCACATACAACAATGTTCATCAGTTCTGGATGCacatttcctctccttctctttctttttGTCAGCGGTTCAGCGAGGACGAATGCCTCCAACCCAACCGAACCCAGGTCAGTACGCGCTGACGAACGGGGACCCTCTGAACGGCCATTGCTATCTCTCCGGATACATCTCCTTATTGCTTCGGGCCGAACCATACCCGACGTCCCGATATGGAAGCCAGTGCATGCAGCCCAACAATATCATGGGTATCGAGAACATCTGCGAGCTGGCCGCTCGCTTGCTCTTCAGCGCTGTGGAATGGGCGAGGAACATCCCTTTCTTTCCCGATCTGCAGATCACCGACCAGGTGTCCCTTCTCAGGCTGACGTGGAGCGAGCTGTTTGTGCTAAACGCAGCTCAGTGCTCCATGCCTTTGCATGTGGCCCCTCTGCTCGCCGCGGCAGGCCTCCACGCTTCTCCAATGTCTGCGGACCGAGTCGTGGCTTTCATGGATCACATTCGAATCTTCCAGGAGCAGGTTGAGAAGCTCAAGGCCCTCCACGTTGATTCGGCAGAGTACAGCTGTATCAAGGCAATAGTACTCTTCACATCAGGTGAGTGTTTACCATGCCACTATGTTAAGGCCTTCTCTTATAGGCGGGCAGTGAGGGGGAAGACTGGGAGAAAATCAGACTAGAGGCCATGGCTGTCTAGTGCAGGCTACTCCATTATGTTTTGTATAATAACATGCTGCATATATCCACATTTATACATGTTGTGTGTTAGCCAAAGCGAAAGAGAAGTAAACAAACCGACCCACAGACAGCGTCTAATGTAATATTTTCAAAAACGTaatttaaatgtgtattttaccTCGTATTAAAAGATTGAAAGCCAATATAATATTTAATAACTGTTGAGAAAATATGAagcattatatatttttttatacatctgGATAACTATAGATATTTGTTTTGGTCTATGTCCCAGAcctattgttttatttcattatATCCGTAAAGAAAAGCATCATTTGAGTATGACACTTCATGTTGGCTTTTAATGTTGTGGCGCATGTTTTTCATGTTTTGCGCGCACAAACACGTGTCATTTTAAAACAGGAAATGATCCCTAGCTGCCTGATCAAAGAAAATGATGAAATAgcctacaatgtcattgtattacTTTGCTCGCGGTAGACTATGCTTGAGATTGATATGGGAATGTGGGCTATTTTGTTTACTGATATTTCCTCTGGCAATTATTGTCTTAAATAATTAGAATCCCACATTTTGAAAAGTAGTCTACACAGGGCAGCTCATTACTAGCTATCTGGCTGAGACAAGTTTACCATTGGTGTCGCGCGTAATAATAGGCCTATAGATATTTAAAGAGTGTCTGTGGACACTTGCTCTCATTACCATTTGCAAGTACCGCGTAAGGATAGTGGAGAGTAGGCCTAGTGGATAAAAAAAGACAAAATCGACCGTGGCTCAAAATAGCTATCATGTGGCTATTTAAAAGTGACCAAATTCTTATTAAATTGCCTTATTTCAATCAATGCATTTCACATTTACCCACAATTTCGCTAATGATTGGGTTTTGTAATATAAGGAAATGTCTATATTTTTAATAAACACATTTTCACTCTCGAGATCCCCAAAAAAATACTATGCTTAGTGACATCACCTATAGCCTACTTTAGCCTAAAGTAACTTAATATTAGCATCTGacttaatactttttttttagatTAGGTCTATATTAAACgtatccacactactttaaataCTAAAATACATTCATTGCATATTATAttaggcatatattatattacatGATATGTAGGTAACATATAATGTTATGCATTTTGTAATTATTTTCAAAAAAAATATGTGGATAAACAGACTGAGGTTGAGTGTTCAGTGAACTTGTTTTGATTGGTGGCCAAAGGGGGATTCAAAGGAAGTGTTTTATTCAATGTAATTAAACCTACCCCAGTCCTCTAGTTTGCCCTCCTCAGTGACATGGAAACCTTTACCACTACTTTATCTGCTCACGAGGACTTTTCCTGGATTTTGGGATAGCTTATGGCATTTCTGTCCTAAGCATCGAAACTTTGAGTTGCAAAATAACATTTAAAGACAAACATATATTTACGTGCATTTATATGATCAATCAAGCCAATCTGGTCTACCTATAGACCACCTTTGCTATTGCAAACttcttttttaaaatattttatattaGGCATCAACCTAACATTATGACATTGAGGCCCTAGTGCCAAGTTGTTGTTACATTATGAGAAAAAATATAACATAAAATAGCCTACAACTGAATAGTTAGTTGTAGCTAGCTTTAACTTTGATTTTTGTCCATTTTAGCAAGAGACAACATGTAGGGCCAATGATATATGTAGCAAACTATTGTTGTAGTCCAGGTTTACAGTGTTGTACATTGTAATTGGGTTACTTTTGGGTATTTTCAAACAGGAAACTCATAGGCGTTAGCCTAGTTTAGGTGATTGTCTTATGATTCTTATTATGTCCAGTTGTCTATTGCGTCTTCATAATTAATGACATTATTTCTATCTGTTTTCAGATACTTGAATGTGAATctagaaaatatgtattttacgtTTTTTCAGGGTTAGTTGTATGTTTGGTGTACTATAGGGTGCCCTTTCACGAGCTTTCTTTTACTCTTGACTCATGCGTTCACTGCTGCGCAGTCGCCGAAATGCTTTCAACTTAGTCATTGCGTTGCGTTTCACAAGTTTATATTTGCAAGATGTTTTGAAATGTAATTAATTTCTCCCCggataattgttttatttattgaatAGTGACACTCGACAAATAATCCAAACGGATTTGCATAGGCTACATGGGGTTGTGCCGCCTATAAGTTCCTACATAGTAAATCAACCCGAGATCTCCGAGTTGCCCCCACGCAGTCCGCGAGTTCACAAGGTTATTGTGTCTGGCCATAGTGAGTTATAGCCCTGAGAAATCAAGATGAGGCTTAAAAGCCTCTCGGATAGCATTGTCCGATGTTTAATGTATTAGAGCTGGAGAATTGAGGCTATCTCTCCTGTGCACTGCAAACAAAGCAATGACTTAATGCAACGTCGTCAGGCCTACACATAACGGTCCATATGCCAGTATGCTTGGCCTTGCACAACGTTTACTGCAGTTTTTTAAGCACAGCAGTAAGCCTATGCCATGGCGATAAACAGTTTAGTTTGTACTATTCGCAAATATATCTTAAGACATTAACATTGGGTGTATTTCTCTCTTTAGGCCTGTGCAGACAGCAATCCACAACCCCCGACTGTGTACAAAACACGTTTCGCATGTGTTGTTGTGCTGGCTCCTTTTCGTATTTTTAACGTGTTTTTTGCGTGACTATTGACTTCACCCCGCTAATAAATTTGATTGCTTCCAGCGGCCTTTCCTAGGCTACATTGAAAAGCAGGCCAAGCATGGTCTATCAAGTAAAGAGCGGAAAAAATGTCTTAACAGTTTATTGAGAGTAGACTAATTAGGTCATATACAGCCATTGCAATTTCAACTTAATCaatgtattttatacatttgtataGACTTGAGTCCCCTGAGTCAGAAACCATGAGTGGGTCTATACCTTTCCCCCTGCTTCCTCCATTGGAAATGCTATAGGCTGATGCTACACACCATTTTCCATCCCAGTTAGCTGCATATTCTTTGTTTTGATTGGTTTATGAACGTGTAGAGGGATCCGCCGCTGTGCGGTGCGCTCCCCACTTGAACATATCGTCCTTGTTTATTCTGTATGACAGTCCCTCTTACTCAATGTGATGTAGCATGTTTGggcagtgtgtttgtttgtttcactttgtcaataaCACGTAACGCTGATGTTGAATGATAACCAGAGTGCTTTTGTGTTTCTCTTTTGCCTGCACAGACGCCTGCGGCCTGTCAGATGCGGCTCACATCGAAAGCCTGCAGGAGAAGTCTCAGTGCGCCCTGGAGGAATACGTGAGGAGCCAGTACCCTAACCAGCCGAGCCGCTTTGGCAAGCTCTTGCTGCGGCTGCCCTCTCTCCGCACCGTCTCCTCATCGGTAATTGAGCAGCTGTTCTTCGTCCGCTTGGTAGGTAAAACTCCTATTGAAACCCTCATCAGGGATATGCTATTATCCGGGAGCAGCTTCAACTGGCCTTACATGTCCATCCAATGATCCGAATGAGtgacaaaaaaagagaaaaaggaCCAAAATTCAGCATCCCGTACAAGAAGACTATATATAGGACCTTTTTGAACACATTGGAAGACATGACatgcttttttttgtcttctGGGACTAAGATCTGAGATGGAATACGTTATGTACAGAAAATATGGAACTGGACTTACACCTGTGTAAATCCACTCTCGTCTTCAAGAACAGTACTCTTCATTTTGTAAAATACTAGtctttattttccttttttgtaaaaaaaaaaaaaaacacaaataaaatgaaaaacaTCATATGCGCAGTAAGAAAAAAAAGAATTAAGATTTAGCGGGAAAATAATGTTTCCAAGCAATTATAAGAAATGTCCTGTGTCTATGTACctgtctgttttgtattttttctggTTCTAAACCAGCTTTTCTGTGATTCTATACTAATAATTTTTGATATAACCTTTTGCTTCTTATAATGAGTGCGATATATGTTGTCGAAGCTATGTTCTCCAAGAATTAAAATTgaagtgagaatttaaaacagaaaaataaagaaatctaGACAAATAAGAAACAAGTCTAATCGCTATGACAATATCACCACTGATGGTTGAACTTTTTCCAATTGATACTATGGACCTGCAACTGCAGCATACTGACCTCGTGGACATTTTGAGGAGAGGACATCTGTGGCACCTTTTTCCTGgtcatgagtgtgtgtggagtcgaTCATCAGTCAAagaggagagacatgaaaatCAAAAGCACTTTTAATATATCGtttcaaatacattttgtttgtttCGTCTTGAAATTTTCATTGTTTCTTGAATTTTATTGGTTGTTGCCTTCAATTTGCTTACTCCATGATGCAGCTTTTGCAGAAGGGTCGGTTGATGAAGTTGTGTGATGGTGACTGTACTATTAAAAAAGAAATAGGCAACTATGTCTCACTCTCAAGAATGTTCATCTGAAGCTCAAGATGCGCGCTCGCGCTTATTGTGTGGGATAGCATAATGCCAAACCAAATAAGGTGgtcctcttttttttttactttacgtCACTCTTCATACACATGTGTAGGCTACACAATATGTTTGCATTATATATGCGTTCTCCAGTTTTGTCTTGCACAATTACACAACAATTCAAATACATTATTGTCATTTTGCTTCTAGTATGGCTTATTCTTCAATGGAGGGGAGCGATGGAAAAAAAGATGACATGAACATAGAACAGGCGTTATTTAGGTTGGTTGGCTGGTGTATTCACTGCATAGCTAGCAAGCTGTATGTTACTGTTTCATGCACTCACTCACGACTGGGTATGAACACAAAGAAGCACATGTTATGTGCCGGATTAGACGGTAGTGACGCTGCTCGCTGTCTGTGCGCGCATTAATGACTAGTTCATATTTTCACCGACAGCAATGAAAGCAGGCGCGCCACCGAGGCTTCTCTAAACTACCTCCTGTGGCTTAATCAAGGTGATTCTCAATTCACCTCTCACTGCAGAAACGAAACAGATGCACTCGCCCCTTCAAAAATATACCCTCGGAAGGTATTGTTTCAATATTGATACATATCTTGGCTAGGGATTACGCTAGCTGCAAAAACAGACGTAAAATGCCTGATCAATTTGGAAAATGTATCTTTACAGCATGTAAGCCAGTCGATAGGAAGGAACATCGAATGCGGTGCATTGTGATGGAAAATAGAGAGGCAACGAGACGGCGATAAACAAAGTGCACAGTGCAGAGACAAATGGGAGAGGAAAGATGCAGAGGCAAAGCAGTGTGTTTGTGGCCTAGGCTTGAATATCGCCTACACT from Salmo trutta chromosome 9, fSalTru1.1, whole genome shotgun sequence includes these protein-coding regions:
- the nr2f1a gene encoding nuclear receptor subfamily 2 group F member 1-A isoform X1, with protein sequence MAMVVSVWRDPQEDVVGGPPSGPNPATQPAREQQQTASAAPHTPQTPSQPGPPSTPGTAGDKGSQNSGPQHIECVVCGDKSSGKHYGQFTCEGCKSFFKRSVRRNLTYTCRANRNCPIDQHHRNQCQYCRLKKCLKVGMRREAVQRGRMPPTQPNPGQYALTNGDPLNGHCYLSGYISLLLRAEPYPTSRYGSQCMQPNNIMGIENICELAARLLFSAVEWARNIPFFPDLQITDQVSLLRLTWSELFVLNAAQCSMPLHVAPLLAAAGLHASPMSADRVVAFMDHIRIFQEQVEKLKALHVDSAEYSCIKAIVLFTSDACGLSDAAHIESLQEKSQCALEEYVRSQYPNQPSRFGKLLLRLPSLRTVSSSVIEQLFFVRLVGKTPIETLIRDMLLSGSSFNWPYMSIQ
- the nr2f1a gene encoding nuclear receptor subfamily 2 group F member 1-A isoform X2, with protein sequence MAMVVSVWRDPQEDVVGGPPSGPNPATQPAREQQQTASAAPHTPQTPSQPGPPSTPGTAGDKGSQNSGPQHIECVVCGDKSSGKHYGQFTCEGCKSFFKRSVRRNLTYTCRANRNCPIDQHHRNQCQYCRLKKCLKVGMRREVQRGRMPPTQPNPGQYALTNGDPLNGHCYLSGYISLLLRAEPYPTSRYGSQCMQPNNIMGIENICELAARLLFSAVEWARNIPFFPDLQITDQVSLLRLTWSELFVLNAAQCSMPLHVAPLLAAAGLHASPMSADRVVAFMDHIRIFQEQVEKLKALHVDSAEYSCIKAIVLFTSDACGLSDAAHIESLQEKSQCALEEYVRSQYPNQPSRFGKLLLRLPSLRTVSSSVIEQLFFVRLVGKTPIETLIRDMLLSGSSFNWPYMSIQ